From the genome of Sediminibacter sp. Hel_I_10:
GGTTTTAATATGTCTTGTCATTTCATTTTTCCTTTTTCACTTCTAGGATAAGTTTTCCACGACGGTGTCCGGTTTCACTTTCCTTGTGTGCTTCCGCAACTTGTTCTAAAGCATACACTTTACCTATAGTGACTTTTACTTTACCTTCATCAATCCACTCTGTAAATTGATTAAGCCACGTCAAATGATTTGTTTGTGCAGCAAGAAATAGTCCTTTAACATTCTTTTTCTCAAGTGCTTCTTTAACCGCGTCGTTAAAAGGAAAATCTACATTCGCACTAATAAAAATCCCACCATTTTTTAATACACTGACGCTTTTTAACCGTTCATTATTATCTCGAACCGTTGATGCTTCAAACACAACATCAATGTCGTGCAACAACTCTTCAAAATGTTGAGTTTTGTAATCAATAATTTCATCTGCACCAAGTTGTCTTAAAAATTCCTGGTTTTTTGTTGAGCCACTTCCTATTACATAGGCTCCTTTTGCTTTTGCAAACTGTACTGCAAAACTTCCTACACTGCCAGAAGCACCTTGGATAAAAACTCGCTGTCCTGACTGTAGTTTTCCAAGTTCAAAAATGGAATTAGCTGCCACAATTGCCGTTAAGGGAACAGCCGAAGCTTCATTAAAAGTAATACTTTTTGGTTTTAATGCAAATTGATTTGCTTTTGCTGCTACAAATTCGGCATAGCTTCCATTTCCTGGAAAGTTAGGGACGCCATAAACTTCATCGCCTTTTTTGAAGTTTGTTACATTTTCCCCGATTTTTTCTACAATGCCTGATGCATCCCAACCTAAAGTCAAAGGCAACTGCAAATATGGTCTCAATACGTCATTGCCTCCATTACGAACGACACAATCTACTGGGTTAATACCACTTGCAAATACTTGAATTAAAATTTCATCCTTAGCAGGAACAGGGCGCTCTATTTGTTCAATTTTCAATACCTCTCTTCCGCCAAATTCATTTATTCTTACTGCTTTCATCTTTATATATTTTGTTAGTACAAAGTTCAGCAGAAGAAAGAACTCCTATGTAGCCAAAATTGACTTTGTTGTAGTCAAAAAAGATATGCAGTCTTAAATAAAATTATTTGAATTGGTGAATAGATTTGGATTGTTACAATTTATCTCCCGTTGTGGTATTTTTTTGTTTGGCTTTTTCGATTTGTAGGGTCGTTCTTTTCTCGCCACTAACTGTTAGTATATTGTTACCATTAGTTATGTATTATCCTACCTTTATTGTTGTTTTTTAAAAATTAAAGTCGTTAAAGTGTTAAATAAATCAGATGAAAAACGTATTATTGTAGTTAACTAACCAAGACGAGTTAATTTTCTTCTCATCATTTTGGGTTGAAAAAAGACAAAATCTTTAAAAAAAGACCCAATGAAAACAACTACACTCGCAGCGTGTCTATTATTTGCTACACAATTAATTTATTCACAAGAAACTATTCCAGCATCTGGAGGTGAAGCCACAGGCAGTGGTGGTTCGTCCTGTTATTCTGTTGGACAATTGGTGTTTGTCACTAATATAGGAAGCGGTGGCACCGTATCCCAAGGTGTACAACAAAGTATCGAACTATATACT
Proteins encoded in this window:
- a CDS encoding NADP-dependent oxidoreductase, which produces MKAVRINEFGGREVLKIEQIERPVPAKDEILIQVFASGINPVDCVVRNGGNDVLRPYLQLPLTLGWDASGIVEKIGENVTNFKKGDEVYGVPNFPGNGSYAEFVAAKANQFALKPKSITFNEASAVPLTAIVAANSIFELGKLQSGQRVFIQGASGSVGSFAVQFAKAKGAYVIGSGSTKNQEFLRQLGADEIIDYKTQHFEELLHDIDVVFEASTVRDNNERLKSVSVLKNGGIFISANVDFPFNDAVKEALEKKNVKGLFLAAQTNHLTWLNQFTEWIDEGKVKVTIGKVYALEQVAEAHKESETGHRRGKLILEVKKEK